The genomic segment TGGTAGATGAAAAAGTGATATTGCAAGTCTTGGCTGAGCAACAGAAATATGTTCAAAGTTATGCCCCCCAAAAGTGGGTCGGCCGATATGAAGAAAACCTTTTTGAATTAGATAGTCCGCTATCAATAAAAAAGTATCTTAGGATACTTGCTCATGTATCTTAAGATACTTGGCAATGTATCCTAAGATACTTTGCTATGTAGCTTCATGTGCCCATGAAGCCTGTTTCATCGGCTAAGGAAATAAGTTTCATCTCAGAATGAAGCCTACTTGCTGCACATCCCCAGAAAATACTTATGAATCTCCAGACTTTCATTCAATTCAGGATGGAAGGCGGTAACCAGCTGGTTACCCTGACGGGCAGCCACAATCTTGCCATCTACCTCCGCCAGAACCTCAGCATCTCCCCATACCTCTTTAATATAAGGAGCACGGATGAAAGTCATTGGGATATTGCCCTCGATGCCCTTCATCGGAGCCTCGATGTAGAAACTGCCCAACTGGCGACCGTAGGCATTTCTCAAAGCCGTGATGTCCATCGAAGCAATGCGCTGACTAGGCTCGCCCTCAATCTTCTTGGCAAGAAGAATCAAACCGGCACAGGTACCATAAACTGGCAAGCCGGCAGCAATCGCCTCCTTCACAGGCTCCATCAATCCCAGTTCATTCAAGAGTTTCGCCTGGGTGGTACTCTCACCGCCCGGAATAATCAAGCCATCCTTAGGCTGGTTCCAATCCTTCAACTGGCGAACCTCGAAACTATCCACGCCCAATTGAGCCAACTTCTGTCTGTGCTCAGCAAAAGCGCCTTGTAAAGCTAATACTGCTATTCTCATAACATACTTATCTAATATAAAAGCCCCTTCTTGTGCAGGAGGGGCTCTTATCCGTTATCTCATTTATTATTACTTACCTCTTTCAGCCATGAGCAAAGCAATCTCCTGCTCATTGATACCTACCATTGCCTCGCCGAGGTCCTCGCTCAACTCAGCCAACATCTTAGGGTCGTTGTAGTTGGTAACAGCCTTCACGATAGCCTGTGCACGCTTAGCAGGGTTACCGCTCTTGAAGATACCAGAACCTACAAATACACCCTCGGCACCGAGCTGCATCATCAGGGCAGCATCAGCTGGAGTAGCCACACCACCGGCAGCGAAGTTAACCACTGGCAACTTGCCGTTCTCGTGAACATACTTCACCAGGTCGTAAGGAGCCTGCAACTGCTTGGCAGCCTCATAAAGCTCATCCTCGCTCATAGAAACCAGGCGGCGGATTTCGCTCTGCATCATACGCATGTGGGTAACAGCCTGAACCACATCACCTGTTCCTGGCTCACCCTTGGTACGAATCATCGTAGCACCCTCAGCAATACGGCGGAGTGCCTCGCCCAGGTTCTTGGCACCACAAACGAATGGCACGTCGAACTGAGTCTTGTCGATGTGATAAACATTATCAGCTGGAGAGAGCACCTCGCTCTCGTCGATATAGTCGATTTCGATAGCCTGAAGAATCTGAGCCTCAGCGAAGTGACCGATGCGGCACTTAGCCATTACAGGGATAGAAACAGCCTCCTGGATACCCTTAATCATCTTAGGGTCGCTCATACGTGAAACACCACCTGCTGCACGGATATCAGCTGGAATACGTTCCAGAGCCATTACTGCGCATGCACCTGCAGCCTCTGCGATTTTTGCCTGTTCTGGAGTTGTTACGTCCATAATCACACCACCCTTGAGCATCTGAGCCAAGTTGCGGTTCAATTCTTGTCTATTTTCTGCCATAATTCTTATATTTTTATTCAATTATGGTTGCAAAGGAAACATTTTTCGGTGAAACTGCAGAAAAAAGTTCCATTTTCTGCAAACATTGAGTCATTTTATATAAAGAGAGATTCGCAAATATATAAGAGATATTCCTGAATATATAAAGAGGAGGAAAGATGTCAAAAATACTAACTCAACCCGTTGGCGGAATTAATTTAGCGCATACTTAACCCTGCCAATCGGTCTGTTGTTTACATAATTAATATATTGCAAGACTGTAAATGCGCTGATTTTCCCAATGATTCGGGTAAACAGTCCTGGTGTTTGCTTAGCATAGTTTCGGAAGAGCATGAAGTGATCACAAAGTTGAGAGAAATTTGTCTCGATTCTCTTCCTCGCCTTAGCATAAGGCTTAAATGTTGGTCGCCAATTCTTCATGTTCAAGCGATATGGAACTTCCAACTTGATGCCTACAGAAGAAAACAAGTCTTGCTGTAGTTCCGCACTGAGGTAAGCACGATCGCCAAGGATGCAACAGTCATGGAATTGAAACTTTACATCTTTAAGAAAATGAATGTCATGAACATTAGCTGGACTCAGGTCATACGAGTGGATAACTCCACTTAACCCACAGACAGCGTGGAGCTTATACCCAAAGTAGTATATCTTCTGAGTAGCGCAATAGCCAAATGCAGGAGAGTTTGTTACGTCTGTTCCTTTCATCTTGCAACGCAAGCCTCTGGACAAGCGACACACCTCTATTGGTTTGGAATCTATGCAGAAATATTCTTCTGCGCCATCCATCTTTGACGCTATGCGCTTACGAATCTTCTCACATAGTTCCGCAGTGAACTTTCGCCTGTCATTGAACTGGCGTCGAGAAATCAGATTTGGCATATCTGCCTTATACTCCTTCAGCCTATCGAACAAGTTGTTTTCACTGTCGATGCTAAGATGCTCGGCTGTCAAGCTCAAAGCAACAACTTCGAGGTCTGAAAAACGTGGTACGACTCCAGGGCGAGGAATATTTCCTAGCTCATTAACTAAATTTTTGGAGAAATCCTTGCATATCTCAAGAATTTTTACGAAATTTGCATACAAGTTGTGCATAGCGTGAAATATATAACTTTATAATTGGACACTACAAAGTTACTAAAAATCAACGAGATGCACAACTTTTTCTCCATAAAAATATACTAATTTTCAGGCGGTTTTTTAATTCCGCCAACAGGTTAACTCATAGTTTTTTGATGCGAAAGTCATAGCTTTTCGGCTGGAAACTATAAACTTTCAACCATAAACTAACTTATCCTTTCTGCCTGAAAGCAGAAGGCGTTACCCCTCTCATCTTCTTGAAGAACTTGGTGAGATGAGCCTGGGATGAGAAACCGAAGGTATTGGCTATCTCCTGAACCGTATGCGTAGTGGTAGAAAGCTCGCGCTCTATCTCCTTCACGATGTATTCATCGATGATTGCCTTCGGCGTCTTGCCGGAGATGCGACGGGTAACCTGAGCCAGATAACGGCCACTCACATTCAACTGGTCGGCATAGAAATGAACATCGCTGTAAGTGCGGCAGAAGTTATTCACCTGCGAGATAAACTGGTTGTAAAGCTCGGAACTCCTGCCCTGCAGATTGCTCTGGCGCACGAGTTCTACATTGATGAAATCCTGCGCCATCGCCAACGCCTCCTCCATCTTCTTGCCCTGATTCAGATAAACGGCAAGAGCTGAAGAGAAACGGTTGATGAGACCATGCGAATTGGCATTGTCGAGGCGATAGATCCGGAGCCCCTGCTTCTCGGCAAGGCTCAGCAGTTTGGAATTCTGAAGAATGATGTCGCTCTCCTTCTTCCTCGCCACCACAACCGAGCAGAGCGGCAGCAGGCGATATTTGATCTGGCTCACCACATCTTCCGTCATCAGCGCATCGCCCTGGCTCGACCAGATGGCAGGGGCATAGATGATATGGGCAGGACGGTACTTGGTCAACGCATCGATGACCACATTCAGCGTCTCCACCCTGCGTATCATACCAATCTTCACTATATCAGGCTGCATATCGTTCATGATAGCCTCAATCTGCCCCGAAACAATCTCGGCAGGAATATCGAAGAACTCCTGAATACCGAGCGTATTCTGCACAGTGATGCTGGTTATCGCCGAAACAGCATAACCGCCCAACTCGGCAATCGTCCTGATGTCCGCCTGCACACCAGAGCCTCCGGTGCTGTCTGAACCTGTAATCGTTAATATCATATCCTTAAACTTTGAACCCGATGATAAGTTTGAGGGCAAAGATACAAAAAAAGAGCGAATAATCCGCAGAATTTGCAGATAATTCGCTCTTTTTTTATTCTTCAGTGAGATCTTTACATTCCTTGAGTATCTCGGCAGGTACCTCATTGCAACGCTTGTAGCGGCTGATGTCGGTAACATCGTCCTTGGCGGTCCATATCATGGAACCCGATTTCAAGAGACGGGTTACGAGATAACTCTGGTTCCAGTCGCCCATACCGTTATCATAGCTTCCACTGATAATGTAGCCCTGGTATGGATCGTTCTTGATAGCGAACGAACCGGTGATATGGCGACCATACATACTGTCAAACTTCTGATACATCTCGAAAGTCTGGTCCTTGCGGTTGAAAACGATGTAGCAGTATGTGCCCTCAGCAAGAGGTTCACCGTTCCACTCAGCCAACTCCCATGTGCCATGAAGATTGGCAGGTGTAACTTCCAGAGAAGGCTCCTCCGGTTCTTCATCATCGCTGCTGCAGGCTGCAAAGCCGCAGGCAAACAAAGCAATCACCAGGAGGGTGAAGAGTTTTTTCAAATATTTCATTGTCTTGGTATTTTTTTCTTTTTTACTTTTTTCCTTTTTTACCTTTTTACCTTTACAACGACCTGTATCGTTCTGTCAGACGGGCGGGCATCCAAGCCCTCCAGAATAACAGGGAAGGTGAAGGATTCGGGCATCGTAGCCGGAATCTTATCGGCTATGATGGTGATGACGAGGTCAGCCTCATCACCCGGTTCTATCACCTCAGGCTCTGTCGTAAGACGGGCATAAGGAGGAAGAAGGAGGCTGGATATACGGAGAGGTTTGTCACCGCTGTTTCCGCAGAGGATACGTGCCTCAGGCTCTGTGCCCGGCTTTACCTCTGTGATACTTGCCTTCGCCTGTTTCAGTCTGAGTGCGCCCATCTTGTGCGGATAGCGTGCCCACTGGTCAGCCCCCGGCAGCACCTTTCCCGTTAAGGCAAGCTTAACGGCAGGCTGTCCCTCTACCTCTTTCAGATAGAGATAAGCACCCGTATTGATGGTGCCCGGATAGCGGTTAGGCGTGAAGGTGAGCTGCACCTGACAGGTATCGCCAGGCTTCATCACATCGCCCCTGACATAAGAACTGGTACATCCACAGGTGGTTCTCACCTGTGTGATGTGCAGTATCTTCTTGCTCACATTCTTACCTACGAAGGTGAAGGTGCGAGGCGCATCGTCCTCGGTCATCGTACCTGCATCGATAAGCGGATGCTCAAACTTCAGCAGTTCCTTCTGGGCATTCACCGTAACAGGCAAAGCCAGGAAGAAAAGCGATAGGAAAGCAAATATCTTCATATTACATCCAATTACATCCAACCATTGTTACCGGCACTCTTTCTAACGGTCACAACTACAGTCTGGCTGGTACCACCAGCAGCTGTTACGGTGAGCGATGTGCTTCCGACAGCGAGTCCCTTCACGATGAGCGTCTTGCCATCTACCGAAGCAGAAGCTACGCTGCCATTCGCTACAGAACAAGAGAATCCCTCTGTCCGACCTGCGAAATATGCAGCGAGGTTGAGAGAAACAGTCTTCTCGATGCCCACATACACGTT from the Segatella copri genome contains:
- a CDS encoding hydroxymethylpyrimidine/phosphomethylpyrimidine kinase, yielding MILTITGSDSTGGSGVQADIRTIAELGGYAVSAITSITVQNTLGIQEFFDIPAEIVSGQIEAIMNDMQPDIVKIGMIRRVETLNVVIDALTKYRPAHIIYAPAIWSSQGDALMTEDVVSQIKYRLLPLCSVVVARKKESDIILQNSKLLSLAEKQGLRIYRLDNANSHGLINRFSSALAVYLNQGKKMEEALAMAQDFINVELVRQSNLQGRSSELYNQFISQVNNFCRTYSDVHFYADQLNVSGRYLAQVTRRISGKTPKAIIDEYIVKEIERELSTTTHTVQEIANTFGFSSQAHLTKFFKKMRGVTPSAFRQKG
- a CDS encoding DUF1573 domain-containing protein; translation: MKIFAFLSLFFLALPVTVNAQKELLKFEHPLIDAGTMTEDDAPRTFTFVGKNVSKKILHITQVRTTCGCTSSYVRGDVMKPGDTCQVQLTFTPNRYPGTINTGAYLYLKEVEGQPAVKLALTGKVLPGADQWARYPHKMGALRLKQAKASITEVKPGTEPEARILCGNSGDKPLRISSLLLPPYARLTTEPEVIEPGDEADLVITIIADKIPATMPESFTFPVILEGLDARPSDRTIQVVVKVKR
- a CDS encoding lipocalin family protein — its product is MKKLFTLLVIALFACGFAACSSDDEEPEEPSLEVTPANLHGTWELAEWNGEPLAEGTYCYIVFNRKDQTFEMYQKFDSMYGRHITGSFAIKNDPYQGYIISGSYDNGMGDWNQSYLVTRLLKSGSMIWTAKDDVTDISRYKRCNEVPAEILKECKDLTEE
- the pdxS gene encoding pyridoxal 5'-phosphate synthase lyase subunit PdxS encodes the protein MAENRQELNRNLAQMLKGGVIMDVTTPEQAKIAEAAGACAVMALERIPADIRAAGGVSRMSDPKMIKGIQEAVSIPVMAKCRIGHFAEAQILQAIEIDYIDESEVLSPADNVYHIDKTQFDVPFVCGAKNLGEALRRIAEGATMIRTKGEPGTGDVVQAVTHMRMMQSEIRRLVSMSEDELYEAAKQLQAPYDLVKYVHENGKLPVVNFAAGGVATPADAALMMQLGAEGVFVGSGIFKSGNPAKRAQAIVKAVTNYNDPKMLAELSEDLGEAMVGINEQEIALLMAERGK
- the pdxT gene encoding pyridoxal 5'-phosphate synthase glutaminase subunit PdxT, producing the protein MRIAVLALQGAFAEHRQKLAQLGVDSFEVRQLKDWNQPKDGLIIPGGESTTQAKLLNELGLMEPVKEAIAAGLPVYGTCAGLILLAKKIEGEPSQRIASMDITALRNAYGRQLGSFYIEAPMKGIEGNIPMTFIRAPYIKEVWGDAEVLAEVDGKIVAARQGNQLVTAFHPELNESLEIHKYFLGMCSK